Proteins encoded by one window of Vigna radiata var. radiata cultivar VC1973A chromosome 5, Vradiata_ver6, whole genome shotgun sequence:
- the LOC106760188 gene encoding RING-H2 finger protein ATL2 encodes MAQEGGNEAIPKFKERSPIPQDFDEKSYSLSGKIMLSAIVLLFFIVILMLCLHIYARWYLRRARRRQLRRHRELRGIQIGIGFYIADTPAAVSRGLDAAVLASLPVFTYDPKAHPENAPECAVCLYEFELGESGRVLPKCNHSFHTDCIDMWFHSHDTCPLCRAPVERAAEPEVVITVSEPESGSGENLTGSNSCPSSSAGSRKSSLVGVTIEVPPRDENLRDENTPSFRSPMSRMLSFTRILSRERRGNTSPSSSGGDCSSAAQCEAEVGERRPSES; translated from the coding sequence ATGGCTCAAGAAGGAGGAAACGAAGCCATACCAAAATTCAAAGAAAGAAGCCCAATCCCACAAGATTTCGATGAAAAGAGTTACAGCCTCAGCGGAAAAATCATGCTTTCTGCCATCGTTCTACTCTTCTTCATCGTCATTTTAATGCTCTGTCTCCACATCTACGCCCGCTGGTACCTCAGACGCGCGCGCCGCCGTCAGCTCCGCCGCCACCGCGAGCTCCGCGGAATACAGATCGGGATCGGGTTCTACATCGCCGACACTCCCGCCGCGGTGTCCCGCGGCCTCGACGCTGCTGTCCTCGCCTCGCTACCCGTGTTCACGTACGACCCCAAGGCACACCCGGAAAACGCGCCGGAATGCGCGGTTTGCTTGTATGAGTTCGAACTGGGAGAATCGGGTCGGGTCTTACCAAAGTGTAACCACAGCTTCCACACAGACTGCATCGACATGTGGTTTCACTCGCACGACACGTGTCCGCTTTGTCGCGCACCGGTCGAGCGCGCGGCCGAACCGGAGGTTGTTATAACTGTTAGCGAACCGGAATCCGGTTCGGGGGAGAACCTAACCGGTTCTAACTCTTGTCCTTCCTCTTCGGCTGGCTCTAGGAAATCGTCGTTGGTTGGTGTGACCATTGAGGTGCCTCCGCGGGATGAGAATTTGCGTGACGAGAATACGCCGTCGTTTCGGTCGCCGATGAGTCGCATGTTATCGTTTACGAGGATTCTTAGCAGGGAACGGAGGGGAAACACGTCCCCGTCGTCTAGCGGCGGTGATTGTAGCTCCGCCGCCCAGTGCGAGGCCGAGGTGGGCGAGAGGAGACCCAGTGAGTCTTGA
- the LOC106760207 gene encoding uncharacterized protein LOC106760207, producing the protein MTNKSPVFPMPDPQHFSDYGFDPQINYFQVLEEAMKHKRETARSIDSIHFKLQKPISKDESRSKAHRPRKKRWWRSALLFFKWRWAHPRDNGINQDDVHQARARAFRASISGPVYWTDSRSGSATPHRTSSRPSSGPLAGTLTPPAKDDVDTPYLSLRELNMEQQHHQLQRRMSTSAMPIYLVT; encoded by the exons ATGACCAACAAATCCCCAGTTTTTCCAATGCCAGACCCTCAACATTTCAGTGACTATGGCTTTGACCCTCAAATAAACTATTTTCag GTGTTGGAAGAAGCCATGAAGCACAAGCGAGAGACGGCGAGATCCATAGATTCCATCCACTTCAAGCTCCAAAAGCCCATTTCCAAGGACGAATCCCGTAGCAAAGCCCACAGGCCCAGGAAGAAGCGCTGGTGGAGAAGCGCCCTCCTCTTTTTCAAGTGGCGCTGGGCCCATCCCCGCGACAACGGCATCAACCAAGACGACGTCCACCAGGCACGAGCCCGGGCTTTCCGGGCTTCCATCTCGGGCCCCGTGTACTGGACCGATAGCCGAAGCGGCTCCGCCACGCCCCACCGCACTTCCAGCCGCCCTTCCTCCGGGCCGCTCGCCGGCACCCTCACGCCGCCGGCCAAGGATGACGTGGACACTCCTTACTTAAGTCTAAGAGAACTCAACATGGAACAACAGCATCATCAACTTCAGCGGAGGATGTCTACCTCAGCCATGCCCATATACTTGGTCACCTAG
- the LOC106760035 gene encoding protein GAMETE EXPRESSED 2 isoform X2, translating into MEIFIHQLDKYGNLVSGLYPFDSEVVETDTNLSIPISDLHFQEVDAGIQLFSFSNFEPGNFLLTIYDSKHNKSISNMPYVYTVFIGYCDGVKSVVNGSGLNDSVAGVKEEFSVYLNDIYQYPSPVQANILQVQISIENDSYRVMPVIYPVVDSNGSRIASGLRYDGIGHMETLPSSSIVLRNNSNGSGSFIMASDFRVDYIPEKSGFYDINVYCGNILLNEGHSFRKEVKAGEVNVSLSSVMRFSPKVPKLSKSEIIVQLVDSYLNPVLSQQSRLKLEIASVNSSGFSSLDITDNKDGSYSCSYMAKDVGTYKICASFDGKSFLSCPLSINVYSSEYFPKANNDTISIWEDQSVAFDVLANDYFAGDNASIVEFSKSDHGSLIQNGRIFRYTPYKGYYGNDSFWYTISDINGNLASASVCIFVLNVPPQFVSAPNQLQATEDSISPRFGGFTGFEITYSNPMENISVNLSAQSGIVLLSPMAMQFGQVMWSELTVDTGNETATSLIIEGSVEVINFALQSIQYLGNENFYGGDTIQVSTRNKNGVNSLDVPISVDPINDPPFIKAPYFIILRSNEDETLIFDQEKDKFDFFIGDPDLLTFPGGQAHFFVTFSMEVNDGWLVTNLPIHLINTTELKHGINYQWQPLQTYVTISQHFMVKAHGIRFQATVNDCNSVMQQLFYHGGEHGAVLTMTLNDMGNYGCFPDCADGMSMPLYTEATVNLMRKQPMSSFLAHTLGSIIVIEFVIIFSLGALLLYFTCKCAILLAHERRNREESSSELSNSKSFPRETVSVHI; encoded by the exons ATGGAAATCTTTATACATCAGTTAGATAAATACGGAAATCTGGTTTCTGGACTGTATCCTTTTGATTCTGAAGTTGTTGAAACTGACACAAACTTGTCGATACCGATATCAGATCTCCATTTTCAAGAAGTGGATGCTGGAATTCAGTTGTTTTCGTTTAGCAATTTTGAGCCAGGGAACTTCCTATTGACAATATATGATTCCAAGCATAATAAAAGCATTTCCAACATGCCATATGTTTATACTGTTTTTATAG GTTACTGCGATGGGGTTAAAAGTGTTGTTAATGGATCAGGTTTAAATGATTCAGTAGCTGGTGTAAAGGAAGAATTTTCTGTGTATTTGAATGACATCTATCAATATCCTTCCCCTGTCCAAGCAAACATACTTCAAGTACAAATTTCAATAGAAAATGACTCGTACAGAGTTATGCCAGTCATATATCCTGTGGTTGACAGTAATG GGAGCAGAATAGCTTCAGGATTGAGATATGATGGTATCGGTCACATGGAAACTCTGCCATCATCTTCAATAGTGTTGAGAAACAAT TCTAATGGGAGTGGGAGCTTTATCATGGCAAGTGATTTTCGTGTGGATTACATACCAGAAAAAAGTGgattttatgatattaatgtATATTGTGGAAACATATTATTGAATGAGGGACATTCTTTCCGAAAAGAGGTAAAAGCAG GTGAAGTAAATGTTTCCTTGTCAAGTGTCATGAGGTTTTCTCCAAAGGTGCCAAAGCTGTCCAAAAGTGAAATAATTGTCCAGCTTGTGGATTCATATTTAAACCCTGTCCTCTCACAACAATCTAGGTTGAAATTGGAGATTGCTTCTGTTAATAGTTCTGGCTTTTCGAGTTTGGACATTACAGACAATAAGGATGGATCATACAGCTGCAGTTACATGGCCAAAGATGTTGGCACTTACAAGATTTGTGCTTCCTTTGATGGCAAAAGTTTCTTATCATGTCCCTTGAGTATCAATGTGTACAGCA GTGAATATTTTCCAAAAGCCAACAATGATACAATATCTATTTGGGAGGACCAATCCGTTGCCTTTGATGTCTTAGCAAATGATTATTTTGCTGGTGATAATGCAAGTATAGTTGAATTCTCAAAA TCAGATCATGGTTCACTTATACAGAATGGAAGGATCTTTCGTTACACTCCTTATAAAGGGTATTATGGAAATGATTCCTTTTGGTATACAATTTCTGATATAAATGGAAATCTTGCTTCTGCTTCCGTGTGCATATTTGTTCTCAATGTTCCACCTCAGTTTGTTTCTGCTCCAAATCAACTGCAAGCAACAGAAGATTCAATAAGCCCTAGATTTGG TGGTTTCACCGGGTTTGAGATAACTTATTCAAATCCTATGGAAAATATTTCTGTCAATCTTAGTGCTCAATCTGGCATTGTACTTCTGTCTCCTATGGCTATGCAATTTGGGCAAGTAATGTGGAGTGAACTTACTGTTGACACAGGAAATGAAACTGCAACCAGTTTAATAATAGAAGGCTCTGTGGAAGTAATTAATTTTGCGCTTCAGTCAATTCAATATCTGGg aaatgaaaatttttatggaGGAGATACCATTCAAGTCTCAACCAGGAACAAGAACGGAGTAAATTCACTGGATGTTCCAATTTCTGTTGATCCTATCAATGACCCTCCATTTATTAAAGCCCCCTACTTCATCATATTGAGGAGTAATGAAGATGAGACCCTTATCTTTGACCAAGAGAAAGATAAGTTTGACTTTTTCATTGGAGATCCTGATCTTCTTACCTTCCCTG GTGGTCAGGCTCACTTTTTTGTGACGTTCTCCATGGAAGTAAATGATGGATGGTTGGTGACAAACCTACCAATTCATTTGATCAATACAACTGAATTGAAGCACGGAATTAATTATCAGTGGCAGCCTCTTCAGACATATGTTACTATCTCACAGCACTTTATGGTCAAAGCTCATGGAATCAGATTTCAGGCCACAGTCAATGACTGCAATAGTGTTATGCAGCAACTGTTCTATCAT GGAGGTGAGCATGGAGCTGTTTTAACAATGACATTAAATGACATGGGAAACTACGGATGTTTTCCAGATTGTGCAGATGGCATGTCAATGCCATTATACACAGAAGCTACTGTAAATTTAATGAGAAAACAACCAATGAGTTCATTTCTGGCTCACA CTTTAGGATCAATCATTGTCATTGAATTTGTTATCATATTCTCTCTTGGAGCCTTGCTTCTTTACTTCACCTGTAAATGTGCAATTCTTCTTGCACATGAAAGAAGAAACAGAGAAGAAAGTTCTTCAGAGTTATCTAATTCCAAGAGTTTCCCCAGAGAAACTGTAAGTGTGCATATATAG
- the LOC106760035 gene encoding protein GAMETE EXPRESSED 2 isoform X1 yields the protein MRFSQQMEILARTLIVLSLCALSFFSVYCSQYLTSDRSQLPLFAFSWWGDKGTFQAGDTATIKVKVLENADKIDKKVFNPTLTVNGKEGNSSYVSTVLSDFEGDPNEWKIFFTPIRVGLFNVLISEERYKVDDSSLHFQVEPGNMYPSVCVASWKGVRHEYEAGSKATLMVLLKDAFGNGISKTTQVSYLPDFKLSVLHENGSVASAPDIFNMGWTEFDYIVIEFIVTKAGKFSLSLEGGNQTLEGSPLPLKVNPGAIDVSNCIAKWNVESRAWQLSSKMEIFIHQLDKYGNLVSGLYPFDSEVVETDTNLSIPISDLHFQEVDAGIQLFSFSNFEPGNFLLTIYDSKHNKSISNMPYVYTVFIGYCDGVKSVVNGSGLNDSVAGVKEEFSVYLNDIYQYPSPVQANILQVQISIENDSYRVMPVIYPVVDSNGSRIASGLRYDGIGHMETLPSSSIVLRNNSNGSGSFIMASDFRVDYIPEKSGFYDINVYCGNILLNEGHSFRKEVKAGEVNVSLSSVMRFSPKVPKLSKSEIIVQLVDSYLNPVLSQQSRLKLEIASVNSSGFSSLDITDNKDGSYSCSYMAKDVGTYKICASFDGKSFLSCPLSINVYSSEYFPKANNDTISIWEDQSVAFDVLANDYFAGDNASIVEFSKSDHGSLIQNGRIFRYTPYKGYYGNDSFWYTISDINGNLASASVCIFVLNVPPQFVSAPNQLQATEDSISPRFGGFTGFEITYSNPMENISVNLSAQSGIVLLSPMAMQFGQVMWSELTVDTGNETATSLIIEGSVEVINFALQSIQYLGNENFYGGDTIQVSTRNKNGVNSLDVPISVDPINDPPFIKAPYFIILRSNEDETLIFDQEKDKFDFFIGDPDLLTFPGGQAHFFVTFSMEVNDGWLVTNLPIHLINTTELKHGINYQWQPLQTYVTISQHFMVKAHGIRFQATVNDCNSVMQQLFYHGGEHGAVLTMTLNDMGNYGCFPDCADGMSMPLYTEATVNLMRKQPMSSFLAHTLGSIIVIEFVIIFSLGALLLYFTCKCAILLAHERRNREESSSELSNSKSFPRETVSVHI from the exons ATGAGATTCTCTCAGCAAATGGAGATACTAGCACGCACACTCATTGTCCTTTCACTCTGcgctctctctttcttctcagTTTATTGTTCTCAATATCTTACTTCAG ATAGATCACAACTTCCCCTGTTCGCTTTTAGTTGGTGGGGTGACAAGGGCACATTCCAGGCCGGTGACACAGCAACCATCAAAGTAAAAGTGCTTGAGAATGCTGATAAGATTGACAAAAAAGTTTTCAATCCCACACTAACTGTGAATGGAAAGGAAGGGAACAGTTCCTATGTGTCTACTGTGTTGTCAGATTTTGAAGGAGATCCAAATGAATGGAAGATCTTCTTTACCCCTATCAGGGTTGGATTGTTTAATGTACTCATCAGTGAGGAGCGTTATAAAGTTGATGATTCATCTTTGCATTTCCAAGTTGAACCAG GGAACATGTACCCTTCTGTGTGCGTTGCATCATGGAAGGGCGTGAGACATGAGTATGAAGCTGGTTCAAAAGCTACGCTTATGGTGCTACTTAAAGATGCATTTGGGAACGGTATCTCTAAGACGACTCAAGTGTCCTATTTGCCTGATTTCAAGCTGTCTGTTTTGCATGAAAATGGTTCTGTTGCAAGTGCTCCAGATATCTTTAACATGGGGTGGACTGAGTTTGATTATATAGTCATTGAGTTTATTGTGACGAAAGCTGGAAAGTTCTCATTGAGCTTAGAAGGAGGAAATCAAACCTTGGAGGGTTCTCCATTACCATTGAAGGTGAATCCAG GAGCTATAGATGTCTCTAACTGTATCGCCAAATGGAACGTTGAATCTCGTGCATGGCAATTGTCTTCCAAGATGGAAATCTTTATACATCAGTTAGATAAATACGGAAATCTGGTTTCTGGACTGTATCCTTTTGATTCTGAAGTTGTTGAAACTGACACAAACTTGTCGATACCGATATCAGATCTCCATTTTCAAGAAGTGGATGCTGGAATTCAGTTGTTTTCGTTTAGCAATTTTGAGCCAGGGAACTTCCTATTGACAATATATGATTCCAAGCATAATAAAAGCATTTCCAACATGCCATATGTTTATACTGTTTTTATAG GTTACTGCGATGGGGTTAAAAGTGTTGTTAATGGATCAGGTTTAAATGATTCAGTAGCTGGTGTAAAGGAAGAATTTTCTGTGTATTTGAATGACATCTATCAATATCCTTCCCCTGTCCAAGCAAACATACTTCAAGTACAAATTTCAATAGAAAATGACTCGTACAGAGTTATGCCAGTCATATATCCTGTGGTTGACAGTAATG GGAGCAGAATAGCTTCAGGATTGAGATATGATGGTATCGGTCACATGGAAACTCTGCCATCATCTTCAATAGTGTTGAGAAACAAT TCTAATGGGAGTGGGAGCTTTATCATGGCAAGTGATTTTCGTGTGGATTACATACCAGAAAAAAGTGgattttatgatattaatgtATATTGTGGAAACATATTATTGAATGAGGGACATTCTTTCCGAAAAGAGGTAAAAGCAG GTGAAGTAAATGTTTCCTTGTCAAGTGTCATGAGGTTTTCTCCAAAGGTGCCAAAGCTGTCCAAAAGTGAAATAATTGTCCAGCTTGTGGATTCATATTTAAACCCTGTCCTCTCACAACAATCTAGGTTGAAATTGGAGATTGCTTCTGTTAATAGTTCTGGCTTTTCGAGTTTGGACATTACAGACAATAAGGATGGATCATACAGCTGCAGTTACATGGCCAAAGATGTTGGCACTTACAAGATTTGTGCTTCCTTTGATGGCAAAAGTTTCTTATCATGTCCCTTGAGTATCAATGTGTACAGCA GTGAATATTTTCCAAAAGCCAACAATGATACAATATCTATTTGGGAGGACCAATCCGTTGCCTTTGATGTCTTAGCAAATGATTATTTTGCTGGTGATAATGCAAGTATAGTTGAATTCTCAAAA TCAGATCATGGTTCACTTATACAGAATGGAAGGATCTTTCGTTACACTCCTTATAAAGGGTATTATGGAAATGATTCCTTTTGGTATACAATTTCTGATATAAATGGAAATCTTGCTTCTGCTTCCGTGTGCATATTTGTTCTCAATGTTCCACCTCAGTTTGTTTCTGCTCCAAATCAACTGCAAGCAACAGAAGATTCAATAAGCCCTAGATTTGG TGGTTTCACCGGGTTTGAGATAACTTATTCAAATCCTATGGAAAATATTTCTGTCAATCTTAGTGCTCAATCTGGCATTGTACTTCTGTCTCCTATGGCTATGCAATTTGGGCAAGTAATGTGGAGTGAACTTACTGTTGACACAGGAAATGAAACTGCAACCAGTTTAATAATAGAAGGCTCTGTGGAAGTAATTAATTTTGCGCTTCAGTCAATTCAATATCTGGg aaatgaaaatttttatggaGGAGATACCATTCAAGTCTCAACCAGGAACAAGAACGGAGTAAATTCACTGGATGTTCCAATTTCTGTTGATCCTATCAATGACCCTCCATTTATTAAAGCCCCCTACTTCATCATATTGAGGAGTAATGAAGATGAGACCCTTATCTTTGACCAAGAGAAAGATAAGTTTGACTTTTTCATTGGAGATCCTGATCTTCTTACCTTCCCTG GTGGTCAGGCTCACTTTTTTGTGACGTTCTCCATGGAAGTAAATGATGGATGGTTGGTGACAAACCTACCAATTCATTTGATCAATACAACTGAATTGAAGCACGGAATTAATTATCAGTGGCAGCCTCTTCAGACATATGTTACTATCTCACAGCACTTTATGGTCAAAGCTCATGGAATCAGATTTCAGGCCACAGTCAATGACTGCAATAGTGTTATGCAGCAACTGTTCTATCAT GGAGGTGAGCATGGAGCTGTTTTAACAATGACATTAAATGACATGGGAAACTACGGATGTTTTCCAGATTGTGCAGATGGCATGTCAATGCCATTATACACAGAAGCTACTGTAAATTTAATGAGAAAACAACCAATGAGTTCATTTCTGGCTCACA CTTTAGGATCAATCATTGTCATTGAATTTGTTATCATATTCTCTCTTGGAGCCTTGCTTCTTTACTTCACCTGTAAATGTGCAATTCTTCTTGCACATGAAAGAAGAAACAGAGAAGAAAGTTCTTCAGAGTTATCTAATTCCAAGAGTTTCCCCAGAGAAACTGTAAGTGTGCATATATAG
- the LOC106760036 gene encoding protein DETOXIFICATION 55 — MSKMVAEEKPQKTYPTTAEVVDELKRMGDIGVPIAAMSLVGYIKNMVLVVCMGRLGSLELAGGALAIGFTNITGFSVLSGLAMGMEPLCTQAFGSRNLCLVSLTLQRTIFMLLAASLPICFLWLKLEPLMLWLQQNPEITKVASIYCRFSIPDLIANSFLHPIRIYLRSKGTTWPLLWCTLLSILIHIPVVTFFTFKLHLGVPGIAMSAFVANFNTLFFLLSYMLYMRVSKGSLSMPLLISRPLSSRQQDQNLTSLISSTTTAATITTTTTSLGKEWGTLIRFSIQSCLGVCLEWWWYEFMTILAGYLYNPRVALATAGIVIQTTSLMYTLPTALSASVSTRVGNELGAGQPERARLSTIVAIGMALASSILGLLWTTLGRERWGRVFTSDSEVLELTMSVLPIIGICELANCPQTTSCGILRGSARPGVGAGINFYSFYLVGAPVAIVMAFFWRLGLVGLCYGLLAAQIACVVSILVVVYNTDWERESLKAKSLVGKTSCDTTEHGDQTLVKCEEGLVFLNEKNRSLK, encoded by the exons ATGTCTAAGATGGTTGCGGAGGAGAAACCCCAAAAGACATACCCGACAACTGCTGAG GTAGTGGATGAGTTGAAGAGAATGGGGGACATAGGAGTTCCAATAGCAGCAATGAGCCTTGTGGGATACATAAAAAACATGGTGTTGGTTGTGTGCATGGGAAGGTTGGGAAGCCTTGAGTTAGCTGGTGGTGCTTTGGCCATAGGCTTCACCAACATAACTGGTTTCTCTGTCCTCTCAGGTTTAGCCATGGGAATGGAACCTCTTTGCACGCAAGCCTTTGGTTCAAGAAACTTGTGTTTGGTCTCTCTAACTTTACAAAGGACAATTTTCATGTTACTGGCAGCTTCACTGCCCATTTGTTTCCTGTGGCTGAAGCTCGAGCCTCTGATGCTATGGCTTCAGCAGAACCCTGAGATAACCAAAGTCGCAAGCATCTATTGCCGGTTCTCCATCCCAGACCTCATTGCCAACAGCTTCCTTCACCCAATTCGAATCTATTTACGTAGCAAAGGGACAACATGGCCTCTACTGTGGTGCACTTTGCTGTCCATTCTCATACACATCCCTGTCGTGACTTTTTTTACCTTCAAACTCCACCTTGGTGTACCCGGGATTGCTATGTCAGCTTTTGTTGCCAACTTCAACACCCTTTTCTTCCTCCTATCATACATGCTCTACATGCGCGTCTCAAAGGGGTCACTTTCCATGCCTTTATTAATATCTCGTCCCTTGTCATCACGACAACAAGACCAAAATTTAACCAGTCTTATCAGTTCcacaacaacagcagcaacaataacaacaacaacaacctcgTTAGGCAAAGAGTGGGGCACACTTATAAGGTTTTCAATTCAGAGTTGCTTAGGAGTGTGCTTGGAATGGTGGTGGTACGAGTTCATGACAATTCTAGCAGGCTACCTTTACAATCCGCGTGTAGCCTTAGCCACCGCTGGCATAGTAATTCAAACCACATCTCTTATGTACACTTTACCAACAGCACTGAGTGCTTCAGTGTCAACAAGAGTGGGGAATGAACTCGGGGCGGGTCAACCCGAGAGGGCAAGGTTGTCAACAATTGTGGCAATAGGAATGGCTCTTGCAAGTTCAATATTGGGTTTGTTATGGACCACATTAGGGAGAGAGAGATGGGGGAGGGTTTTCACCAGTGATAGTGAGGTGTTGGAACTTACCATGAGTGTTTTACCCATAATTGGGATTTGTGAGTTAGCAAACTGTCCTCAAACCACAAGCTGTGGAATCCTTAGGGGAAGTGCTAGGCCTGGTGTTGGGGCAGGGATAAATTTCTATTCATTTTACTTGGTGGGGGCACCAGTGGCTATAGTGATGGCATTTTTTTGGAGACTAGGGTTGGTGGGTCTTTGCTATGGGCTGTTGGCAGCACAGATAGCATGTGTGGTCTCTATTCTAGTTGTGGTATACAACACAGATTGGGAAAGGGAGTCCTTGAAGGCAAAAAGCTTGGTGGGAAAGACTTCATGTGACACAACGGAACATGGAGACCAAACACTAGTCAAATGTGAAGAAGGTCTTGTCTTTCTCAATGAGAAGAACAGATCCCTAAAGTGA